The sequence CCTGATATCGTCAACGCCAATGCTTCCTGACTTCTCATGGGATAAATAAATCAGATCCGGATGGTTTTCGCTCATGACCTGCTTGCATGCATGGCACTGCATACATGGCTCACTCTTTCCCTTTTCACAGAGAAGGGTCATTGCAAATGCATTGGCCAGGGACTTACGCCCCATCCCCGCTTCCCCTGTCAAAATGTACGCATGGGAAACATGATTTGATTCAATGGCTTTTTGCAAATGTTCTTTGATTCTCTCATGGCCGATGATATCTTTAAACCCTGGCATAGAGGCACCCCCCTGTCACTGTTGTCTAATCCGTCCTCCCTGTCTCTGAAAACGGAAAAACGAATTTAACTAATTATAACATAGAACGTTTATCACCACAAGAAAGAAGTATTGGCAAATCCTTTCTCATTTCCCCCGTTTCTGTACATTTTCAGTCAATTTTTTTCAGCACATAAACTTTTTAAGTTGAGATTATAAACCCGGTGAAGTATACTGAGAAGAGAAGGTATTTGTATCGGAATTAAAACAATAGGGGATGATTTCAATTTTAGGAATAATAATAGCAGACGACGAAAAGAAAATCTGCAGGCTTTTAGAATATTTGATCGACTGGGATGAAATAGGGGTTAAGCTTTTGGGGGTTGCTTATGATGGCATTTCTGCATTTCAGCTGATTCAGGAAAAGAAACCTGACGTTCTGCTTACGGACATCAGAATGCCGGGTATGGATGGCCTCCAGCTGATTGAAGAGGCCAAGAAGCAGAATGCTTCTCTTAAATGCATAATCATAAGCGGCTATAAGGACTTTCAATACGCACAACAGGGAATCCGGTACGGAGTACGGGATTATTTGCTGAAGCCAATTAACCAGGATGACCTGACCCGTACGTTAAAAAAACTGGTCAAAGAAACCTTGGAGCAGAAAAGCAGCCAGGAAGTCCAGATGCACTTAGAAGAAACCATAAGAAACTATTCCGGTGAGTTTAAACGGGTATTTTTAAAAATGGTATTAGAACAAAAACCGGAGGAAAGGCCTGAGTCCGTATTAAAAGAAGTCCGAAAAATCAATCCGTCCCGGGTTGTTAACCAGGGCGGCCGGTGTCTGGTTGTGAAGCCGGATATTGAGTATAAGGATTTTACAAAAGATGCTTATCAGCTTTTAATTGATAAAACGATTGAGATCCTTCAGGTCGAATTTGCTTCTGAAGAAGGAGATTTAACGATTGAGGCATCCGAAGAGGGAATATTTCTATTACTGTTCCATGAACCTTCAGATAAGGAAGAACTGATGAAAGCCTTAAACCATGTCAGAGACCGGGTCATGGGACTTCAGGATCTATTTCCAAAGATATACTTTTCAGCTATCATCACAGAGCAGGTGGATACAGACGAGGAACTGATCAGGCAGATACAGTACAGCCGGATCGCCATGTACAACCGGCTCCTTACGGATGCCAATACGGTATCGAAATTGAATGCGCCGGCTGCCGGATCAGAAGAAAAGAGCTCCTTAACCGCAGAGATTTCCAGGCTGTTAGAAGACAGACCAGAATCCTTTGAACCGGAAGAAATAAAAAGCTGCTTAAATGATGCAAAACGAATCATGCAAACGGCAAATAACATCTCCGGGCTTGATATTAAAATGGAGCTGCTCCGGCTAGCCCATAATTATCTGGACTGGTTTGAACTTCTTGATACCTCTCTGGACAAAAACGGAAAAGCCGCTTACTTCTCCGAAATGTATGAGCATTGCATCAGCCTTGAACAGGCTTTTGAACTCCTGGAAGAAACCCTTACAAAAGCTTTGCTTGAAGTTCTGAGCCATTTAAAAAGCAGGGAAATAAAGCCGGTTGCTTATGCCAAGCACTATATAGAAAAAAA is a genomic window of Lacrimispora sphenoides containing:
- a CDS encoding response regulator transcription factor; translation: MISILGIIIADDEKKICRLLEYLIDWDEIGVKLLGVAYDGISAFQLIQEKKPDVLLTDIRMPGMDGLQLIEEAKKQNASLKCIIISGYKDFQYAQQGIRYGVRDYLLKPINQDDLTRTLKKLVKETLEQKSSQEVQMHLEETIRNYSGEFKRVFLKMVLEQKPEERPESVLKEVRKINPSRVVNQGGRCLVVKPDIEYKDFTKDAYQLLIDKTIEILQVEFASEEGDLTIEASEEGIFLLLFHEPSDKEELMKALNHVRDRVMGLQDLFPKIYFSAIITEQVDTDEELIRQIQYSRIAMYNRLLTDANTVSKLNAPAAGSEEKSSLTAEISRLLEDRPESFEPEEIKSCLNDAKRIMQTANNISGLDIKMELLRLAHNYLDWFELLDTSLDKNGKAAYFSEMYEHCISLEQAFELLEETLTKALLEVLSHLKSREIKPVAYAKHYIEKNKGVQIKLEELAKNAGFSYTYFSYLFKKETGKTLTEYIQMVRIEAAKKLLVEKERNVSEVAELVGYSDIKFFTKQFKKALGVSPNEYRKMFLER